AAAGAGCCCCATCGCGCCTTCAGCGATCACGATGTCCGCGCCTTCGCTCACGCGCGCGGCGAGCCGCGCGATCAAATTTGCATCCATCGCCCATGAATCGAGATTGACGCCGGGTCGGCCGGTCGCCGCCGCGTGAAAGGCGGGGTCAATATAGTCCGGCCCGCATTTGACCGGGGCGACGCGCAAGCCGCGCCGCGTCAGCGCGCGCATCAGGCCGAGCGTCAGGGTCGTCTTGCCGGATGAGGAGCGCGCCGCGCCGATCAGCAGTCCGGGCGCGTTCACCTTTCGCCGCTCGGCCGAAAGCGCCGGTCATAGCCGGCGTCGTAAAGCGCGCTTTCGCGAAAATCTTCGCTCGCCAGCGCCGGTCCGACGAGAATGAGCGCGGTGCGCTCCATCGGCGTCTCGGCCGCGCGCGCCTCGATGTCGGCGAGCGTTCCGCGCACGACGCGCTCATCGGGCCATGAGGCGCGATAAACGAGGGCCACGGGACAGCCGCCGCCATAGTAGGGCGTCAGCTCCTCCACGACCCGCGCCAGAACATGGATCGAGAGGTGGATCGCGAGCGTCGCGCCGGATTGCGCGAATGTCGCGAGCCTTTCGCGCTCAGGCATCGACGAGGCGCGCCCCGACGTGCGCGTCAGCACCAGCGATTGCGCGACTTCGGGCAGGGTGAGTTCGCGCTTCAACGCGGCGCTCGCCGCCGCGAAGGCGGGAACGCCAGGCGTCATTGTGCAAGGAATGCCGAGCGCGTCGAGGCGTCGCATCTGCTCGCCCACCGCGCTCCAGATCGAGAGATCGCCCGAATGCAGCCGCGCGACATCGAGGCCGGCGTCATGCGCCTGTTGCATCTCGGCGACGATGGCGTCGAGCGACAGCGGCGCGGTATCGACGATGCGCGCGCCCGGCGGACAATGCGCCAGCACGCCGGCAGGCACGAGCGAGCCGGCGTAAAGACAAACCGGACATCGCGCGATGAGATCGCGTCCGCGCAAGGTCAGCAAATCGGCGGCGCCGGGGCCGGCGCCGATGAAATGCACGGTCATGCGTTTCCCTTATCGCAGCGTTTCGCCAGCGCGCAGGCCGCGACGGGGGTCGTTACGCGCGGCGCGACCAGGCGGCTGTTTGGTCCGGCGCCGACAAGCGCC
This window of the Methylocystis hirsuta genome carries:
- the cobM gene encoding precorrin-4 C(11)-methyltransferase → MTVHFIGAGPGAADLLTLRGRDLIARCPVCLYAGSLVPAGVLAHCPPGARIVDTAPLSLDAIVAEMQQAHDAGLDVARLHSGDLSIWSAVGEQMRRLDALGIPCTMTPGVPAFAAASAALKRELTLPEVAQSLVLTRTSGRASSMPERERLATFAQSGATLAIHLSIHVLARVVEELTPYYGGGCPVALVYRASWPDERVVRGTLADIEARAAETPMERTALILVGPALASEDFRESALYDAGYDRRFRPSGER